A genome region from Longimicrobiaceae bacterium includes the following:
- a CDS encoding histidine phosphatase family protein, translating to MPTIYLIRHGETDWNRRGLYQGTTDVPLNDAGRAQADALGALLREVDFDAGYTSPLRRARATAEAVLRGTGVPLVEVPELRELSYGLWQGRGSEPAGRCNPGLEWRWKQDPWSVCFPGGESLYDVRVRAARAFGRIVDAHPGEAVLVSGHGHLNRVLLIHALGWERDRFWEIEQTNGCCWRIEVPEAGGEVRTAERVDAPAVPAAVEGAAG from the coding sequence ATGCCCACGATCTACCTGATCCGCCACGGCGAGACCGACTGGAATCGCCGGGGCCTCTACCAGGGGACCACGGACGTACCGCTGAACGACGCGGGGCGAGCGCAGGCGGACGCGCTCGGCGCCCTGCTCCGCGAGGTGGACTTCGACGCGGGGTACACCTCGCCGCTGCGCCGCGCCCGCGCCACCGCTGAAGCGGTGCTGCGCGGGACCGGCGTCCCGCTGGTGGAGGTGCCGGAGCTGCGGGAGCTCTCGTACGGGCTCTGGCAGGGGCGCGGCTCCGAGCCGGCGGGGCGGTGCAACCCAGGGCTGGAGTGGAGGTGGAAGCAGGACCCGTGGAGCGTGTGCTTCCCCGGCGGCGAGTCGCTGTACGACGTGCGGGTGCGGGCGGCGCGGGCCTTCGGCCGGATCGTGGACGCCCACCCGGGCGAGGCCGTGCTGGTGAGCGGACACGGCCACCTGAACCGCGTCCTGCTGATCCACGCCCTGGGCTGGGAGCGGGATCGCTTCTGGGAGATCGAGCAGACGAACGGGTGCTGCTGGCGCATCGAAGTGCCCGAGGCGGGCGGCGAGGTGCGCACCGCGGAGCGGGTCGACGCCCCGGCCGTGCCCGCCGCCGTGGAGGGCGCCGCGGGATGA
- the cobO gene encoding cob(I)yrinic acid a,c-diamide adenosyltransferase, translating to MSDRTDPLAPPEPVEQTKGKRRAPVPRKKRPGAYRVPPRENRSGLVIVHTGDGKGKSTAAFGMLLRAAGRGMKVGAWQFVKSAETRYGEHLAAERLGVEIVPLGDGFTWLSENIEEDRALARQGWEVCREALRGGEYDVLIFDEMTYPLNFGWLDTDEVLAEIRARPAGTHVVVTGRNAPGALVELADLVTEMRLVKHPYRDQGIGAQPGIEL from the coding sequence ATGAGCGACAGAACCGACCCGCTCGCGCCGCCCGAGCCCGTCGAGCAGACGAAGGGGAAGCGCAGGGCGCCCGTCCCCCGGAAGAAGCGCCCCGGCGCATACCGGGTGCCGCCGCGGGAGAACCGCAGCGGGCTGGTGATCGTCCACACGGGCGACGGCAAGGGGAAGAGCACCGCCGCGTTCGGCATGCTGCTGCGCGCCGCGGGCCGCGGCATGAAGGTGGGCGCGTGGCAGTTCGTCAAGAGCGCCGAGACCCGCTACGGCGAGCACCTGGCGGCGGAGCGGCTGGGCGTGGAGATCGTCCCGCTGGGGGACGGCTTCACCTGGCTCTCGGAGAACATCGAGGAGGACCGCGCCCTCGCGCGGCAGGGGTGGGAGGTCTGCCGCGAGGCGCTGCGCGGCGGGGAGTACGACGTGCTCATCTTCGACGAGATGACGTACCCGCTCAACTTCGGCTGGCTGGACACGGACGAGGTGCTGGCGGAGATCCGCGCCCGGCCCGCCGGCACGCACGTGGTGGTCACGGGCCGCAACGCGCCCGGGGCGCTGGTGGAGCTGGCGGACCTGGTGACGGAGATGCGGCTCGTGAAGCACCCCTACCGCGACCAGGGGATCGGGGCGCAGCCGGGGATCGAGCTGTGA
- the cobC gene encoding alpha-ribazole phosphatase, protein MLRVTLVRHGTTAWNESGRYQGWSDPPLSERGRAEAERLRDRLAGESFDRVVASDLLRARETAEIAAPGTAVEAEPRLRELHFGAWEGLTWDECTARDGDLLRLWTEDPSAHTPPEGETVADFEARVAAALDDLPAEGSVLVVAHAGVVHAVLARWLGVTLRQTFPLRISACGVTRAEVFPGGVRVTCVNETGPHPAA, encoded by the coding sequence GTGCTCCGGGTGACGCTGGTGCGCCACGGCACCACGGCGTGGAACGAGAGCGGGCGCTACCAGGGGTGGAGCGACCCGCCGCTCTCGGAGCGCGGCCGGGCCGAGGCGGAGCGCCTGCGCGACCGGCTGGCGGGAGAGTCGTTCGACCGCGTGGTGGCGAGCGACCTCCTCCGCGCGCGCGAGACGGCGGAGATCGCCGCCCCCGGCACCGCGGTGGAGGCGGAGCCGCGCCTGCGGGAGCTGCACTTCGGCGCGTGGGAGGGGCTCACCTGGGACGAGTGCACCGCCCGCGACGGAGACCTGCTGCGCCTCTGGACGGAGGACCCCTCCGCCCACACTCCGCCGGAGGGCGAGACCGTCGCCGACTTCGAGGCGCGCGTCGCCGCCGCGCTGGACGACCTCCCCGCCGAGGGGAGCGTGCTCGTGGTCGCGCACGCCGGGGTGGTGCACGCGGTGCTCGCCCGCTGGCTGGGCGTCACGCTGCGGCAGACCTTCCCGCTGCGGATCTCCGCCTGCGGCGTCACCCGCGCCGAGGTATTCCCGGGCGGGGTGCGGGTGACGTGCGTGAACGAGACGGGCCCTCACCCGGCGGCCTGA